Proteins encoded together in one Raphanus sativus cultivar WK10039 unplaced genomic scaffold, ASM80110v3 Scaffold0252, whole genome shotgun sequence window:
- the LOC130501676 gene encoding sugar transporter ERD6-like 9, translating to MEEENHSMEKGLLLVNKAERRESSETTITPFLIFTTFIIVSASYSFGIALGFTAGTMSSIMEDLDLSIAQFSVFGSLLTFGGMIGAIFSAIIADAFGRKMVKYSLWSQCLY from the exons ATGGAGGAGGAGAATCATAGTATGGAGAAAGGATTACTACTGGTAAATAAGGCAGAGAGGAGAGAAAGCTCTGAAACTACGATAACTCCATTTCTCATCTTCACTACTTTCATCATTGTCTCTGCCTCCTACAGCTTTGGCATTGCC TTAGGTTTCACTGCCGGTACAATGTCTTCTATTATGGAAGATCTTGATCTTTCTATCGCACAA tTTTCAGTATTTGGTTCGCTACTGACTTTTGGAGGAATGATCGGTGCAATATTTAGCGCGATAATTGCGGATGCCTTCGGTCGTAAAATGGTTAAATATTCATTATGGTCTCAATGTCTCTATTAG